The Cupriavidus necator DNA window ATGCCGGGCAGGTCTACTACTACCTGTACCCGGGCGCGAAACTGCAGTACGCGCAGACCAAGTACAACTACGGCGAAGCCGTCGCGTCGCTGACGTACAAGTGGTTCAACGTCAAGTACTGGCTGACCTATACGCCCGACTACTTCGGCTACAACAGCGCCTCGCTGCTCGCCGGCAATGACCTGCACAGCCGCGGCTCCGGCTACCTGGATATCAACGGCACCTTCGACCTGGGCCACGGCGTCACGCTGCTGCTGCACTACGGCCAGGAGCGCGTGCGCAACTTTGCCGCCTACAACTTCCGCGACGTGCGCGTGGCGCTGTCCAAGGCCTTCGAGGGCAGCTGGACCGTGACCGGCGCCTATACCCGCGGCTGGGGGCGTACCGACGTCTACGACAAGTACACCACCGGGGCGCTGGATTCGTCCGGCAACCCGTCCGTTTCCAACCCGCTGAAAAGCACGTTCCTGGTCTCGGTGACCAAGACGTTCTGACGGCAATCTTCAACCGCTGTTTTACCGCTTCCTACCACCATGGCCTCCCTGGGTCTTACCGACGCGACCGGACTTGTCGGCGTTGCCGCCTACGTTGCCGCGCATTTTGCCGTGCAGGTCCTGCACAAATCCCCGACCGGCAGGCTGGCCGTCGTCCTCAACGTGATCGGGCCGAGCTGCATCCTGATCTCGCTGACCGGCGCCTTCAACCTGGCGTCGTTCCTG harbors:
- a CDS encoding TorF family putative porin yields the protein MLRKYFDSRRALQGALPLLLCQALSAQAQTSAEAETRLAVAPVPQVTATVPPAEAASPAPLSANLTLTSQYVSRGFRQTWGRPAVQGGIDYAHPSGFSAGTWMSSISDKFIEGGTVEWDLYAGYTGTIGDFTYAGQVYYYLYPGAKLQYAQTKYNYGEAVASLTYKWFNVKYWLTYTPDYFGYNSASLLAGNDLHSRGSGYLDINGTFDLGHGVTLLLHYGQERVRNFAAYNFRDVRVALSKAFEGSWTVTGAYTRGWGRTDVYDKYTTGALDSSGNPSVSNPLKSTFLVSVTKTF
- a CDS encoding CBU_0592 family membrane protein, translating into MASLGLTDATGLVGVAAYVAAHFAVQVLHKSPTGRLAVVLNVIGPSCILISLTGAFNLASFLTQCFWLGLTLLGWWRNRRAGHAVVETLGGPRPGQPVQQ